From Aspergillus chevalieri M1 DNA, chromosome 4, nearly complete sequence, a single genomic window includes:
- a CDS encoding sulfotransferase family protein (COG:S;~EggNog:ENOG410PFKR;~InterPro:IPR040632,IPR027417;~PFAM:PF17784;~antiSMASH:Cluster_4.7), which yields MELAASPTSIDRTQSTRTVPMRCLVLGAGRTGTKSICKALTILGLGHVYHMDSALNNPPDNDLWLRALAAKYSDGRPQESAFGRKEWDQLLGHCQAVTDFPAVIFSKELIEAYPEAKVVLTNRNVDSWYESILRTIDWRYHDPGLYITSLISPTASKYASMFYKTWFHFSQGNFREHGKQAFIEHYEIVRSLVPPERLLEYEVRDGWGPLCEFLELERPKEEFPSGNDGGDFKVLVRQLDWMRVREAIWQNKWAVAAVTAAVAGLKYILT from the exons ATGGAGCTGGCAGCATCACCGACTAGCATCGACCGCACACAATCAACCCGCACAGTACCTATGAGATGTCTTGTCCTCGGCGCTGGTCGCACGGGCACAAAATCCATATGCAAAGCATTAACCATTCTAGGTTTGGGCCATGTATATCATATGGACAGCGCCCTTAACAATCCACCCGACAACGACTTGTGGCTTCGTGCGTTAGCTGCAAAATATTCCGACGGGCGTCCTCAGGAGAGCGCCTTTGGTAGAAAAGAATGGGATCAGTTGCTGGGGCACTGTCAGGCAGTGACCGATTTCCCGGCGGTGATCTTTTCTAAAGAATTGATCGAGGCATACCCGGAAGCCAAAGTAGTTCTCACGAACCGGAATGTCGATTCCTGGTATGA ATCAATCCTCCGAACAATCGACTGGCGCTACCATGATCCCGGGCTATACATCACATCTTTGATATCCCCCACAGCCTCCAAATATGCCTCCATGTTCTACAAAACGTGGTTTCATTTCTCCCAAGGCAATTTCCGGGAACACGGAAAACAAGCCTTCATCGAGCATTACGAAATAGTCAGGTCATTGGTCCCTCCGGAGCGACTGCTTGAGTATGAAGTGCGAGATGGTTGGGGGCCACTATGCGAGTTTCTGGAGTTGGAACGTCCGAAAGAGGAATTCCCTTCGGGGaatgatggtggtgacttCAAGGTACTTGTAAGGCAGTTGGATTGGATGAGAGTGAGGGAAGCAATATGGCAAAATAAGTGGGCAGTTGCTGCTGTAACAGCGGCTGTAGCTGGCTTGAAATATATCTTGACTTGA
- a CDS encoding CapA family protein (COG:M;~EggNog:ENOG410Q2KN;~InterPro:IPR019079;~PFAM:PF09587;~antiSMASH:Cluster_4.7), with protein MPTPHPHPSTPMTYTLNFTGDVMLARLIDQLFPTHLHSPHYANVIKTFIERYPYLSKYNHKSPWGSALELFRRGDLNLVNLETAATEGVEKWPKKVFNYRMHPENLGVLGEGRVDFVALANNHTLDFGESGLRDTIKGVRGVGVEFAGVGDSAVEARLPAVLQLPRASADGNSHGDGVKHTVHVYSASDHPRDWSVIPEFHLIDYTPSTKQHLKTLLTTPPDPQSQSQTAQPDLKIFSIHWGPNYTWQPSAHIRDMAHFLIDECGVDIVHGHSAHHIQGVERYGRGVIMYGCGDFVDDYALNEEFRNDLGGIWRVVVNTNTNNDSSGGRKGKGLVLDRLEMYPTRCDRFQVTLLDVDDEDHGWVRRKVAKLSEEMGTRVRRELGREGQVIVDLRD; from the coding sequence ATGCCAACCCCCCACCCCCACCCCTCGACACCGATGACCTACACCCTCAACTTCACCGGCGACGTCATGCTCGCCCGCCTCATCGACCAACTCTTCCCAACACACCTCCACAGTCCCCACTACGCCAACGTCATCAAAACATTCATAGAACGCTACCCCTACCTCTCAAAATACAACCACAAGTCGCCGTGGGGCAGTGCGCTGGAGTTGTTTCGGCGGGGGGATCTGAATCTGGTGAATCTGGAGACGGCGGCCACGGAGGGGGTGGAGAAGTGGCCGAAGAAGGTGTTTAATTATAGGATGCATCCCGAGAATCTCGGTGTGTTGGGCGAGGGGAGGGTTGATTTTGTGGCGCTGGCAAATAATCATACGTTGGACTTTGGGGAGAGTGGGCTTAGAGATACTATCAAGGGAGTGAGAGGGGTGGGTGTGGAGTTCGCTGGTGTCGGGGATAGTGCTGTGGAGGCGAGATTGCCGGCTGTTTTGCAGCTTCCGAGGGCTTCTGCAGATGGTAACAGTCACGGCGACGGAGTGAAGCACACGGTACATGTATACTCAGCCTCCGACCACCCCCGCGACTGGTCTGTCATCCCCGAATTCCACCTAATCGACTACACCCCCTCCACAAAACAGCACCTGAAAACCCTCCTCACCACGCCCCCCGACCcccaatcccaatcccaGACAGCACAGCCAGATCTTAAAATCTTCTCCATCCACTGGGGCCCGAATTATACCTGGCAACCCTCCGCTCACATCCGCGACATGGCGCATTTCCTCATCGACGAGTGCGGCGTTGATATCGTGCATGGGCACTCTGCGCATCATATCCAGGGCGTTGAGAGGTATGGGCGTGGCGTGATTATGTACGGGTGCGGGGATTTCGTGGATGATTATGCGCTGAACGAGGAGTTTAGGAATGATTTGGGGGGTATTTGGCGTGTTGTCGTTAACACCAACACTAACAATGATAGTAGTGGTGgtaggaaaggaaaagggcTGGTGCTGGATCGGTTGGAGATGTATCCCACACGCTGTGATCGGTTTCAGGTTACGTTGTTGGAtgtggatgatgaggatcatGGATGGGTTAGGAGGAAAGTGGCCAAGTTGAGTGAGGAGATGGGAACTAGGGTTCGGCGCGAATTGGGGAGGGAGGGGCAGGTTATTGTTGATTTGAGGGATTAG
- the sreA gene encoding siderophore transcription factor SreA (COG:K;~EggNog:ENOG410PMWU;~InterPro:IPR039355,IPR000679,IPR013088;~PFAM:PF00320;~antiSMASH:Cluster_4.7;~go_function: GO:0003700 - DNA-binding transcription factor activity [Evidence IEA];~go_function: GO:0008270 - zinc ion binding [Evidence IEA];~go_function: GO:0043565 - sequence-specific DNA binding [Evidence IEA];~go_process: GO:0006355 - regulation of transcription, DNA-templated [Evidence IEA];~go_process: GO:0006357 - regulation of transcription by RNA polymerase II [Evidence IEA]): MVAMLASIPQMDAARSIPRNPDVLSRHPSAEDLDAAQQLISSAQAGREHMVDRPWDDNQNGRSVETAESVNSESSFANDKASPKSQKESSFLGHSCSNCGTKSTPLWRRSPTGAMICNACGLYLKARNVARPTKRNRGQTDQEGAQQQHTSPAPSTDTATKHGGGCNHGPKGSCPGGGNCNGTGGAEGCDGCPAYNNRVYKATPRGAVPMHAWNRAASAESENPPPVLPDPEVSGKNGPSAEGGTMLVSCQNCGTTVTPLWRRDEHGHPICNACGLYYKLHGCYRPTTMKKTIIKRRKRVVPALRDQSPTAATQSSNGSSSPEASPAGLAHGQDDYRYLSTEPADHYPPMGRVSPQARPFAFAPPPVDFTSYSSGTVSLPHHPPPPRLLEPERMGVPSHSPASSQFDRRSVSPNPSGNPKKRTLAESSGDSASIPTTLESGSNQLPPIMSSVNPSPPTRLSSISSLLNHADKRQEDSPAPLNRQQHSHHHPYPQHQPHQHHHQHHPPPSQAAPLAHPAPPHQQLPGVNELDGYMSERRIKLQREAEEMREMLRAKERELAELGQ, encoded by the exons ATGGTGGCAATGTTAGCATCGATTCCTCAGATGGACGCTGCGCGATCGATCCCGCGAAACCCCGACGTCCTTTCGCGACACCCTTCGGCTGAGGATCTGGATGCTGCTCAGCAGTTGATTTCGTCGGCTCAGGCCGGCCGCGAACACATGGTCGACCGTCCCTGGGACGACAACCAGAATGGGAGGTCAGTGGAAACAGCAGAAAGCGTCAATTCTGAGTCGTCTTTCGCAAATGACAAAGCATCGCCTAAGTCTCAAAAAGAGTCGTCCTTTTTGGGGCATTCTTGCAG TAACTGTGGAACAAAAAGCACCCCATTATGGCGACGATCACCGACTGGCGCCATGATTTGCAACGCTTGTGGTCTTTATCTTAAGGCCCGAAACGTCGCTCGACCAACCAAGCGGAATCGTGGTCAAACTGATCAGGAGGGTGCACAGCAACAGCATACGTCGCCGGCCCCCTCGACAGATACCGCTACGAAGCACGGTGGAGGATGCAATCATGGTCCCAAGGGTTCTTGTCCTGGTGGTGGAAACTGCAACGGTACCGGCGGCGCCGAAGGATGCGATGGGTGTCCGGCATACAACAACCGCGTCTACAAGGCAACGCCTCGCGGTGCGGTTCCAATGCATGCTTGGAATAGAGCTGCGAGTGCAGAGTCTGAGAATCCACCTCCTGTGCTGCCCGATCCAGAAGTGTCGGGGAAAAACGGGCCATCGGCTGAAGGCGGTACGATGCTGGTTTCCTGTCAAAACTGTGGCACGACCGTAACTCCGCTCTGGCGCCGAGATGAGCATGGTCATCCTATTTGTAACGCTTGTG GCCTCTATTACAAGCTCCACGGTTGCTATCGGCCTACGACAATGAAAAAGACCATCATTAAGCGGAGGAAGCGGGTCGTTCCCGCGCTGAGAGATCAATCTCCGACTGCGGCCACCCAGTCCTCCAACGGCTCTTCATCGCCAGAGGCTTCCCCTGCTGGACTCGCTCACGGTCAAGATGACTATCGCTATTTGAGTACAGAGCCGGCCGACCACTATCCTCCAATGGGTAGAGTATCGCCTCAGGCACGACCGTTCGCCTTTGCGCCGCCGCCTGTCGATTTCACGAGCTACAGTTCGGGGACGGTTTCGCTCCCGCATCACCCTCCGCCGCCCAGGCTGTTGGAACCAGAACGAATGGGCGTGCCTAGCCATTCTCCCGCTTCTTCACAATTTGATCGACGCTCGGTTTCTCCCAATCCTTCCGGTAACCCGAAGAAACGAACACTTGCAGAATCATCAGGCGACTCGGCATCTATTCCTACAACATTGGAATCGGGGTCAAACCAGCTACCTCCTATCATGTCCTCTGTCAATCCGTCTCCCCCTACTCGTCTCAGTTCcatctcttctcttttgAACCATGCCGACAAACGTCAGGAGGATTCCCCGGCTCCTCTTAATCGTCAACAGCACTCTCATCACCATCCTTATCCTCAGCACCAGccgcaccagcatcaccatCAACACCACCCTCCTCCGTCTCAGGCCGCACCTCTTGCGCATCCGGCGCCTCCGCACCAACAGCTGCCAGGCGTTAATGAATTAGATGGATACATGTCTGAACGACGGATCAAATTGCAACGGGAAGCAGAGGAGATGCGCGAGATGTTGAGAGCCAAGGAGCGTGAATTGGCGGAGCTAGGGCAATAA
- the TVP15 gene encoding TVP15 family protein (COG:U;~EggNog:ENOG410PPSS;~InterPro:IPR013714;~PFAM:PF08507;~TransMembrane:4 (i7-27o33-53i65-86o92-111i);~antiSMASH:Cluster_4.7), whose amino-acid sequence MDFSNIFRIVNLAVAVIMVLGGIAQFFPASMSSIIVGTYVIIFGAALGGLEFLPTIPDYAYRYASFLFSFLGRGVFYIFVGSLLLHDGVLRYIAGSIVGFIGLGYLALEFIPSIEPPSNMREADQGWGAEQVYGEQV is encoded by the exons ATGGACTTCTCCAATATTTT CCGGATTGTTAACCTCGCCGTGGCTGTCATCATGGTGCTTGGTGGTATTGCCCAATTCTTCCCTGCGTCGATGAGTTCGATCATCGTCGGAACATATGTGATTATCTTTGGTGCCG CTCTTGGTGGCTTGGAGTTCTTGCCTACCATCCCCGACTACGCTTACCGTTAtgcttctttcctcttctcgtTCTTGGGTCGTGGTGTCT TCTATATCTTTGTCGGATCGCTCCTGCTGCACGACGGTGTGTTGCGGTACATTGCCGGTTCGATTGTTGGCTTCATCGGTCTCGGATACCTGGCTCTGGAGTTCATTCCGTCGATCGAGCCCCCATCGAACATGCGCGAGGCTGACCAGGGCTGGGGTGCTGAGCAAGTGTATGGCGAGCAGGTCTAA
- a CDS encoding uncharacterized protein (COG:S;~EggNog:ENOG410PTGR;~antiSMASH:Cluster_4.7) yields the protein MKHQPPKVEDYNSEDATPKPSSTEKRKRGSKDYKQSQEQTPELEAQQPPSKAAKFEAPTENEDAEQPEPEDNVEDGKDGEDGQEDEDYGENYDEGDDGQGEEYEGQGEEDEEEDQQNSTVDEPKAHKVIEEFGRAPLDRTPLADKTLTAAPEILLAMAIDAMLKSRPISHDLSQRAVSHIIEVGYHDIQNLGKSSWEERAMVLKDGGYNRYREQGATNLGDLVDLVDGKYDGDLNNLLKKAGNNRDKARGLIKEIKGLGDLAADLFFNNVQSVWPSMAPFVDARSLQTAEQVGIGTDLDTIYAELDQDPLEMSKFANGLSMVRLEKKQGAIEA from the exons ATGAAACACCAACCCCCGAAAGTTGAAGACTACAACTCCGAAGACGCAACCCCCAAACCATCATCCACCGAAAAGCGCAAGCGCGGCTCAAAGGACTACAAGCAGAGTCAGGAGCAAACACCCGAGCTCGAAGCACAGCAGCCGCCAAGTAAAGCGGCCAAGTTTGAGGCACCGACTGAGAATGAAGATGCAGAGCAGCCGGAGCCGGAGGATAATGTAGAGGACGGAAaggatggagaggatggacaagaggacgaggactaCGGCGAGAACTACGACGAGGGTGACGATGGGCAAGGAGAAGAATATGAAGGGCAGGGTGAagaagacgaggaagaagaccaGCAAAACAGCACTGTGGACGAGCCCAAAGCCCACAAAGTCATCGAAGAATTCGGCCGCGCGCCTCTCGACCGCACACCTTTGGCCGATAAAACCCTCACTGCCGCTCCGGAAATTTTACTGGCGATGGCTATCGACGCTATGCTGAAATCGCGGCCGATCTCTCATGACCTATCACAGCGGGCCGTGAGCCATATCATTGAGGTTGGATACCATGATATTCAGAATTTGGGGAAGAGCAGCTGGGAGGAGCGGGCGATGGTATTGAAAGATGGAGGCTACAATCGATACAGGGAGCAAGGCGCAACCAATCTAGGGGATTTAGTCGACCTGGTCGATGGGAAGTATG ATGGCGATCTCAACAATCTCCTCAAAAAAGCTGGCAACAACCGGGACAAAGCGCGAGGCTTAATCAAGGAGATCAAAGGGCTAGGTGACCTAGCAGCCGAcctgttcttcaacaatGTGCAAAGTGTGTGGCCCTCCATGGCGCCTTTCGTCGACGCAAGAAGTCTCCAGACGGCAGAGCAAGTTGGTATCGGTACCGACTTGGATACGATCTATGCTGAGCTTGATCAAGATCCGTTGGAGATGAGCAAGTTTGCCAATGGGTTATCCATGGTGAGGCTGGAGAAGAAACAGGGAGCCATTGAGGCGTGA
- a CDS encoding FAD-dependent oxidoreductase (COG:E;~EggNog:ENOG410PH6Z;~InterPro:IPR023209,IPR006076,IPR006181;~PFAM:PF01266;~antiSMASH:Cluster_4.7;~go_function: GO:0003884 - D-amino-acid oxidase activity [Evidence IEA];~go_function: GO:0016491 - oxidoreductase activity [Evidence IEA];~go_function: GO:0071949 - FAD binding [Evidence IEA];~go_process: GO:0046416 - D-amino acid metabolic process [Evidence IEA];~go_process: GO:0055114 - oxidation-reduction process [Evidence IEA]), with translation MATNNIVVLGAGVSGLTTAYLLAKDASNSITVVSKHMPGDYDIEYCSPWAGANYFPFGKGGTSAAEWEKATWPVLKEITENHPEAGIHFLDALVYNRKKDQSANLFASELARKDPWFKDVVPNFQEVPSSELSPEIDNASRFTSVCINTTIYLPWLVGQCRKNGAVFKRASIKHIADASRLHHSGQKAHLVVNCTGLSSKNLGGVLDDKLYPIRGQIVVVRNDPGPMLATSGTDDGEDEVLYIMTRAAGGGTILGGSYQKNQWDPLPDPNLAVRIMRRAIAAHPGLVKEGEGIEGLDIVRHGVGLRPAREGGPRIERERVEGVDVVHNYGHGGFGYQASFGCAGSAVELVNEVLGTGRAKL, from the exons ATGGCTACTAATAACATCGTGGTTCTGGG CGCCGGTGTCTCTGGACTCACCACCGCCTACCTGCTGGCCAAAGACGCCTCCAACAGTATTACGGTGGTTTCGAAGCATATGCCCGGTGACTATGACATCGAGTACTGTTCACCTTGGGCTGGTGCCAATTACTTCCC ATTCGGTAAAGGTGGAACTTCTGCTGCGGAGTGGGAGAAAGCTACCTGGCCGGTTTTGAAAGAAATTACTGAGAATCACCCAGAAGCTGGGATCCATTTTCTCGACGCCCTCGTGTATAACCGCAAAAAAGACCAGAGCGCCAATCTTTTCGCCTCGGAACTAGCACGCAAAGACCCCTGGTTCAAAGATGTCGTGCCCAAT TTTCAAGAAGTCCCATCCAGCGAACTCTCCCCCGAAATAGACAACGCCTCCCGCTTCACCTCCGTCTGCATAAACACCACAATCTACCTCCCCTGGCTCGTCGGCCAATGCCGCAAAAACGGCGCGGTCTTTAAACGTGCCTCCATCAAGCATATCGCCGACGCCTCACGCCTCCACCACAGCGGCCAAAAAGCGCATCTCGTTGTGAACTGCACGGGCCTCTCCTCCAAGAACCTCGGAGGCGTCCTCGATGACAAACTTTACCCGATACGCGGCCAAATCGTGGTCGTTCGCAACGACCCAGGCCCCATGCTTGCTACCTCCGGCACTGACGACGGTGAAGACGAGGTCCTTTACATCATGAcccgtgctgctggaggTGGTACGATTCTGGGCGGCTCGTATCAGAAGAACCAGTGGGATCCGTTACCGGATCCGAATCTGGCGGTTAGGATCATGAGGCGCGCTATTGCTGCTCATCCGGGGCTTGTGAAGGAGGGCGAGGGGATTGAGGGGTTGGATATTGTCAGGCATGGGGTTGGATTGAGGCCTGCTAGGGAGGGGGGTCCGAGGATTGAGAGGGAGCGCGTGGAGGGTGTTGATGTTGTGCATAATTATGGACATGGAGGGTTTGGGTATCAGGCTTCGTTTGGGTGTGCGGGTAGTGCTGTAGAGTTAGTTAATGAGGTTTTGGGGACGGGGAGGGCGAAGCTGTAA
- a CDS encoding OTU domain-containing protein (COG:O;~EggNog:ENOG410PSYG;~InterPro:IPR003323,IPR038765;~MEROPS:MER0086098;~PFAM:PF02338), producing the protein MADVSNGGRIVPIVTPTPTVEVQEQETPPSESPQPQEEEQELKKLGKRQQPRRKTRKNSIFEDAEVLEIPCLNELGLYALPTEGDGNCLYYALSDQLYGDFTHGEEIRLRLADHISSNPEYFINFTAAVGEVRRAPRRAATMSKYSSHTRSSPPSAPNPSDQDKEKSFNDKVTESRKNGVWGGAEEIQACCQSFKKDIQVYTMYGVQTFRDVHAPEWEEREILHIAFHDFHHYSSVRHTEGPHTGMPSITKERLKPRDPNTLSAGTVVEMATPWKISAIQEGLGGKYDRDTIIEMLQQCRGNIDRAFCNLLDDDSGTSTPSTNETNAITSAPNKAILKTRLQPSSRSSSPFSSGSKRSAEDGDESDPDSEDPRPAQRRRRPFQARERKRRILPDVTVGIAFRDDQNDLVSLRLRVSPDAVAKEAPPSQTSESDGSTSSNSSFNENIPKPEGGPIGVSTSQPPANEANSERKPRRSLRLTKRSSSDSANS; encoded by the exons ATGGCGGATGTCTCAAACGGTGGCAGAATCGTGCCCATAGTCACGCCTACCCCGACAGTGGAGGTGCAAGAGCAGGAAACGCCGCCCAGTGAATCCCCTCAaccacaagaagaagaacaagagctGAAAAAACTGGGGAAACGACAGCAGCCTAGGAGGAAGACGCGTAAAAATAGTATATTCGAGGATGCGGAGGTTCTCGAAATTCCGTGCCTGAATGAGTTAGGGCTCTATGCCTTACCTACCGAGGGTGATG GCAATTGCCTCTACTACGCCCTCTCCGACCAATTATACGGCGACTTCACCCACGGCGAAGAAATCCGCCTCCGTCTCGCAGACCACATCTCCAGCAACCCCGAATACTTTATCAACTTCACCGCCGCTGTCGGTGAAGTGCGTCGAGCCCCGAGGCGAGCTGCCACAATGAGCAAATATTCCTCCCATACCCGTTCCAGCCCTCCAAGCGCGCCAAACCCGTCCGACCAAGATAAGGAAAAGAGTTTCAATGACAAGGTGACTGAGAGTCGCAAGAATGGCGTTTGGGGTGGTGCGGAGGAGATTCAGGCGTGTTGTCAGTCTTTTAAGAAGGATATACAGGTGTATACTATGTATGGGGTTCAGACGTTCAGGGATGTGCATGCTCCTGAgtgggaggagagggagattTTACATATTGCTTTTCAC GACTTCCACCACTACTCGTCTGTTCGACATACCGAAGGCCCTCACACCGGAATGCCCAGCATCACGAAGGAAAGACTCAAACCGAGAGACCCCAACACATTGTCTGCCGGTACAGTCGTGGAAATGGCCACTCCATGGAAGATCTCCGCAATCCAAGAAGGCCTCGGGGGTAAATATGATCGAGACACAATTATCGAAATGCTCCAACAATGCCGCGGCAATATCGACCGAGCATTCTGCAACCTCCTCGATGATGATTCTGGCACCAGTACACCATCTACAAATGAAACCAACGCCATCACTAGTGCCCCCAACAAAGCAATTCTAAAAACACGTCTGCAGCCCTCGTCACGATCCTCATCGCCCTTCAGTAGCGGCAGCAAACGCTCCGCTGAGGATGGTGACGAGAGTGATCCCGACTCCGAAGATCCTCGTCCCGCCCAGCGTCGTCGACGACCATTCCAAGCACGTGAACGCAAAAGACGGATTTTGCCGGATGTCACGGTTGGGATCGCTTTTCGAGACGATCAAAACGATCTGGTTTCCTTACGGCTGCGGGTCAGCCCTGATGCGGTTGCTAAAGAGGCGCCGCCGAGTCAGACTTCGGAGTCGGACGGGAGTACCAGCTCGAACTCGAGCTTTAACGAAAACATCCCAAAGCCCGAAGGCGGGCCAATTGGCGTGAGCACGAGTCAGCCACCGGCAAATGAAGCAAACAGCGAACGAAAACCCCGCCGAAGTCTTCGCCTTACCAAGCGGAGTTCATCTGATAGCGCCAATTCCTGA
- the TRX2 gene encoding thioredoxin family protein (COG:O;~EggNog:ENOG410PQT5;~InterPro:IPR036249,IPR013766,IPR017937;~PFAM:PF00085) encodes MFPARLLRSSSRLIPLTAPARLTTPFSSVSSRFTPRTTTFKPQQQLTSTPRTYSTMADHGNVIPIKTEAEFNEKVKNSTGLVVVDCYATWCGPCRAIAPRVAQLSVEHSAAKFYQIDVDELSNVAADLGIRAMPTFILYKNGERLAGADVVGANANALEQAVKTNIA; translated from the exons ATGTTCCCCG CTCGTCTTCTACGCTCTTCTTCTCGATTGATCCCGCTCACCGCTCCCGCTCGGTTAACTACTCCTTTCTCCTCCGTGTCTTCTCGGTTTACCCCCAGAACTACCACTTTCAAACCCCAACAACAACTCACCTCGACTCCTCGAACATACTCCACCATGGCTGACCACGGCAACGTTATCCCCATCAAGAC cgAGGCCGAATTCAACGAAAAGGTTAAGAACTCTACCGgcctcgtcgtcgtcgacTGCTACGCCACCTGGTGCGGTCCCTGCCGCGCCATCGCCCCCCGCGTCGCCCAGCTCTCCGTCGAACACTCCGCCGCCAAGTTCTACCAGATCGACGTCGACGAGCTGAGCAACGTCGCTGCCGACCTGGGCATTCGCGCGATGCCAACCTTCATTTTGTACAAGAACGGGGAGAGACTCGCTGGTGCGGATGTTGTGGGCGCTAATGCGAATGCGTTGGAGCAAGCTGTTAAGACGAACATTGCATAG